One region of Pararhizobium qamdonense genomic DNA includes:
- a CDS encoding LamB/YcsF family protein, with translation MTAIDLNSDLGESYGAWRMGEDETMLGIVSSANVACGFHAGDPAGIWKTVKAAAGKGVSIGAHVSYPDRVGFGRRDLDVTSGELIADVIYQIGALKGMAASAGVAVGYVKPHGALYNRIAHDPIQGQAVIDAIKAIDPSLVLMGLANAPILKLAQASGLKTVAEAFADRAYTPDGQLVSRREQGAVLHDTQLIARRMLQLARQGTLEAIDGSTITIAAQSICVHGDSPGAVTIAQEIRRAFEADGISVRSFLTA, from the coding sequence ATGACTGCCATCGATCTGAACAGCGATCTCGGCGAAAGCTACGGCGCCTGGCGCATGGGCGAAGACGAAACGATGCTGGGCATCGTCTCGAGCGCCAATGTGGCCTGCGGCTTCCATGCCGGCGATCCCGCCGGCATCTGGAAGACCGTCAAGGCGGCGGCCGGCAAAGGTGTTTCGATCGGGGCGCATGTCTCCTATCCCGATCGCGTCGGCTTTGGCCGGCGCGACCTCGATGTGACGAGCGGCGAACTGATTGCCGACGTCATCTACCAGATCGGCGCGCTGAAGGGCATGGCGGCTTCAGCCGGCGTTGCAGTCGGCTATGTCAAGCCGCATGGCGCGCTTTACAACCGGATCGCCCATGACCCGATACAGGGACAGGCGGTCATCGACGCCATCAAGGCGATCGATCCGTCGCTGGTGCTGATGGGCCTTGCCAATGCGCCGATCCTGAAACTTGCCCAGGCATCCGGCCTGAAAACCGTTGCCGAGGCCTTTGCCGATCGCGCCTATACGCCGGACGGACAATTGGTCTCGCGCCGCGAACAGGGCGCCGTCCTACACGATACGCAACTGATCGCCCGCCGCATGCTGCAGCTTGCCCGCCAGGGCACGCTGGAGGCAATCGACGGCTCGACCATCACGATCGCAGCGCAATCGATCTGCGTCCATGGCGACAGCCCGGGCGCCGTTACCATCGCGCAGGAAATCCGCCGGGCCTTCGAGGCAGACGGCATTTCCGTCCGGTCGTTTCTAACAGCCTGA
- a CDS encoding NRAMP family divalent metal transporter, which produces MSAKSRRAALVAAIFLMATSAIGPGFITQTATFTSQLGAAFAFAILASILIDFVVQLNIWRIVTLTKMRASDIANAAIPGTGYLLAVLVIVGGLFFNIGNIGGSGLGLNAMIGLDAKWGGAISALIAIGIFSSKRAGLAIDRLIVVAGVLMILLTLYVAIVSGPPVGDALFQTFLPSTIDFATITTIVGGTVGGYITYSGAHRLLDKGTVGIENLGAVNRAALTGIAVTGLMRYVLFLAILGVVASGVVIDVSGKGANPAAQAFQAAAGETGYRIFGAVLWFAAITSVIGAAYTSVSFITVFKKDISERARNIATVIFIAVSLFFYVIITTPPAQMLIFVGGLNGLILPIGLSIFIYAAWARSDLMGGYRYPRWLLVLGVLACALTWYMGYKSIGPIFALLTPAA; this is translated from the coding sequence ATGTCCGCCAAATCGCGGCGTGCCGCGCTCGTCGCTGCCATCTTCCTGATGGCGACATCGGCCATCGGTCCAGGCTTCATCACCCAGACGGCCACGTTCACAAGTCAGCTCGGCGCTGCCTTCGCCTTTGCGATTCTTGCCTCCATCCTCATCGATTTCGTCGTGCAGCTGAACATCTGGCGGATCGTGACGCTGACGAAGATGCGCGCATCCGACATTGCCAATGCGGCCATTCCGGGCACCGGTTACCTGCTCGCCGTCCTCGTCATCGTCGGCGGGCTGTTCTTCAACATCGGCAATATCGGCGGCTCCGGTCTTGGCCTCAACGCCATGATCGGCCTTGATGCAAAATGGGGCGGGGCAATCAGTGCACTGATCGCCATCGGCATTTTCAGCTCCAAACGGGCCGGCCTTGCCATCGACCGCCTGATCGTCGTCGCCGGCGTCCTGATGATCCTCCTGACGCTCTATGTCGCGATCGTCTCGGGCCCGCCGGTCGGCGATGCGCTGTTCCAGACCTTCCTCCCCTCCACCATCGATTTTGCCACGATCACCACCATCGTCGGCGGCACGGTCGGCGGCTACATCACCTATTCCGGCGCACATCGCCTGCTCGACAAGGGCACCGTCGGCATCGAGAATCTCGGCGCCGTCAACCGTGCGGCACTGACGGGCATCGCCGTCACCGGCCTGATGCGCTACGTGCTGTTCCTTGCCATTCTCGGCGTGGTCGCCAGCGGCGTCGTCATCGACGTGTCGGGCAAGGGTGCCAATCCTGCGGCACAAGCCTTCCAGGCAGCGGCAGGCGAGACCGGCTACCGCATCTTCGGTGCCGTTCTGTGGTTTGCCGCCATCACCTCGGTGATCGGCGCCGCCTATACGTCGGTATCGTTCATCACCGTCTTCAAGAAGGACATCAGCGAGCGCGCCCGCAATATCGCGACCGTGATCTTCATCGCCGTCTCGCTGTTCTTCTACGTGATCATCACCACGCCACCGGCGCAGATGCTGATCTTCGTTGGCGGCCTGAACGGCCTGATCCTGCCGATCGGCCTGTCGATCTTCATCTATGCCGCCTGGGCACGGTCCGACCTCATGGGCGGTTACCGCTATCCGCGCTGGCTGCTGGTACTCGGTGTGCTGGCTTGCGCACTCACCTGGTACATGGGCTACAAGTCGATCGGCCCGATTTTCGCCCTGCTGACGCCGGCCGCCTGA
- a CDS encoding GntR family transcriptional regulator: MTEQDTISALAPRLAEAIRNKLIAGELKPGQRLSEVKLSSDLQVSRNSLREAFRLLTKEGLLRHEPNRGVFVEIPSMASIIDIYRVRRLIECRALAQAYPKHPAVARMRAAVEEARAASLRSDWGTVGSANMVFHAAIVDLADSERLNAFYLQIAAELRLSFGLLDSPELLHEPYIELNASILEKLNAGATQDAAAALESYLLQSERTVLAAFSRIPEKGRS, translated from the coding sequence ATGACTGAGCAGGACACCATATCCGCACTTGCGCCCCGGTTGGCGGAGGCGATCCGCAACAAGTTGATCGCCGGCGAACTCAAGCCCGGTCAACGCCTGTCGGAAGTCAAATTGAGCAGCGATCTGCAGGTGTCCCGCAATTCGCTGCGCGAAGCGTTCCGGCTTTTGACCAAGGAAGGCCTGTTGCGGCATGAGCCCAATCGCGGCGTCTTCGTTGAAATCCCCAGCATGGCCTCGATCATCGATATCTACCGCGTGCGCCGCCTTATCGAGTGCCGGGCGCTGGCGCAGGCCTATCCGAAACATCCGGCGGTCGCCCGCATGCGTGCCGCCGTCGAAGAGGCGCGTGCAGCCAGCCTCCGCAGCGATTGGGGCACGGTCGGCAGCGCCAACATGGTCTTTCATGCAGCGATCGTCGATCTCGCCGACAGCGAACGGCTGAACGCTTTCTATCTGCAGATCGCGGCAGAGCTGCGTCTGAGTTTCGGGCTTCTCGACAGCCCCGAACTTCTGCACGAGCCCTATATCGAGCTCAACGCCAGCATCCTTGAAAAGCTGAATGCCGGCGCGACGCAAGACGCGGCAGCCGCGCTGGAAAGCTACCTTCTCCAGTCGGAACGCACCGTGCTTGCCGCCTTCTCGCGTATTCCTGAAAAGGGCAGAAGCTGA
- the eglC gene encoding endo-1,3-1,4-beta-glycanase EglC yields MRKTVLNALGQTLYYSDSSTGFFSATGSGPALKGTAGHDSMWGDSAVNVTMSGGTGDDIYYLYSAINRAYEAAGQGIDTISTWMSYTLPDNFENLTVTGNLRYAFGNAADNIIKGGSGRQTLDGGGGNDVLTGGAGADTFIFAKGNGSDLITDFEAADIVRLDGYSLTSFDQVLAHAKQEGAHLRLDLGDGESLVFADTTKTDLSASQFELSLDRSALTQTFSDNFNALQLINGTQGVWEAKYWWAPEKGATLSGNGELQWYVNPRYAPTSASNPFSVSNGVLTITAEKTPDALKAEVGGHAYTSGMLTTHASFSQTYGYFEIRADMPDEKGVWPAFWLLPEDGSWPPELDVVEMRGQDPNTVHVTVHSNETGKQTSVATAVSVSETEGFHTYGVLWQEDEIVWYIDDVAVARTDTPSDMHKPMYMIVNLAVGGMAGAPSDGLPNGSDMKIDYIRAYTLDDLA; encoded by the coding sequence ATGCGCAAGACCGTTTTGAATGCCCTTGGGCAAACCCTCTACTATAGCGATAGTTCGACCGGGTTTTTCTCCGCAACCGGATCTGGCCCGGCGCTGAAGGGCACGGCCGGCCATGATTCGATGTGGGGCGACAGCGCCGTCAACGTCACGATGAGCGGCGGCACCGGCGACGATATCTACTACCTCTATTCGGCGATCAACCGCGCCTACGAGGCGGCGGGCCAGGGGATCGATACGATCAGCACCTGGATGAGCTATACCCTGCCGGACAATTTCGAAAACCTGACGGTCACCGGCAATCTGCGCTATGCCTTCGGAAACGCCGCCGACAATATCATCAAGGGCGGCTCGGGCCGGCAGACGCTGGACGGCGGCGGCGGCAATGATGTGCTGACCGGGGGTGCAGGCGCAGACACGTTCATTTTCGCCAAGGGGAATGGCAGCGATCTGATCACCGATTTTGAAGCCGCCGATATTGTCCGCCTGGACGGCTATTCGCTGACCTCCTTCGATCAGGTTCTCGCCCATGCAAAACAGGAAGGCGCGCATCTGAGACTCGATCTCGGTGATGGCGAAAGCCTTGTCTTTGCCGATACGACCAAGACGGACCTCAGCGCCAGCCAGTTCGAGTTGAGCCTCGACCGTTCCGCACTGACGCAGACCTTCAGCGACAATTTCAACGCGCTGCAACTGATCAACGGCACGCAGGGTGTCTGGGAGGCCAAATACTGGTGGGCGCCGGAGAAAGGCGCGACCTTGTCCGGCAATGGCGAATTGCAATGGTATGTCAATCCCCGCTACGCGCCGACATCGGCCAGCAATCCGTTTTCCGTCAGCAATGGCGTGTTGACGATAACGGCAGAGAAAACGCCTGATGCGCTCAAGGCAGAGGTCGGGGGCCATGCCTACACGTCGGGCATGCTGACCACGCATGCATCCTTTTCCCAGACCTATGGCTATTTCGAAATCCGTGCCGACATGCCGGATGAAAAGGGCGTGTGGCCGGCGTTCTGGCTGCTTCCGGAAGATGGCTCCTGGCCGCCGGAACTGGATGTCGTGGAGATGCGCGGCCAGGACCCCAATACCGTGCATGTCACGGTTCACTCCAACGAAACCGGAAAGCAGACATCCGTTGCTACTGCAGTCAGCGTCTCCGAAACGGAAGGTTTCCACACCTACGGTGTCCTGTGGCAGGAAGATGAGATCGTCTGGTATATCGATGATGTCGCGGTCGCGCGCACTGATACGCCGTCGGATATGCATAAGCCGATGTACATGATCGTCAATCTTGCCGTCGGCGGCATGGCGGGCGCGCCGTCAGACGGTCTGCCCAATGGTTCGGACATGAAGATCGACTATATCCGCGCCTACACGCTGGACGATCTCGCCTGA
- a CDS encoding acyl-CoA thioesterase — MVVLMTPDMANFSGKVHGGALLNLLDRVAFSCASRFSQEYAVTLSVDQVVFRQPIHVGELVTFRASINYAGRTSMEVGIRVEAETIRTGERRHTNSCYFTMVAVDADGRPTNVPAYSPTTGVAKRRERAAQVRRSLRREFEERFKAAGAEAEE; from the coding sequence ATGGTCGTGCTGATGACGCCCGACATGGCCAATTTCAGTGGCAAGGTGCATGGCGGCGCGCTGCTCAATCTTCTTGATCGGGTCGCCTTTTCCTGCGCCTCGCGCTTCTCGCAGGAATATGCCGTGACCCTGTCGGTCGATCAGGTCGTCTTCCGCCAGCCGATCCATGTCGGCGAACTCGTCACCTTTCGCGCCTCGATCAACTATGCCGGCCGCACATCGATGGAGGTCGGCATCCGGGTCGAGGCGGAAACCATCCGCACCGGCGAGCGGCGGCACACCAATTCCTGTTATTTCACGATGGTGGCGGTGGACGCCGACGGCCGTCCGACCAATGTTCCCGCCTATAGCCCGACGACCGGCGTCGCCAAGCGCCGCGAACGTGCCGCGCAGGTGCGGCGCAGTTTGAGACGCGAATTCGAAGAGCGGTTCAAGGCTGCGGGCGCCGAAGCCGAAGAATGA
- a CDS encoding acylphosphatase codes for MMDEAEAVLVRIAGRVQGVGFRFWTRGQAQRLGLSGWVRNEADGSVAALICGPGFAVKAMLERCRIGPPGASVTDVDVRSAPLETIADGFRILK; via the coding sequence ATGATGGATGAGGCCGAAGCGGTGCTGGTTCGCATAGCCGGACGTGTCCAGGGTGTCGGTTTCCGGTTTTGGACGCGGGGCCAGGCACAGAGGCTTGGCCTGTCGGGCTGGGTCCGAAACGAAGCGGATGGCTCGGTCGCGGCATTGATATGCGGACCTGGGTTTGCGGTCAAAGCCATGCTGGAGCGTTGCCGGATTGGACCTCCCGGTGCTTCGGTGACCGATGTGGATGTGCGATCAGCACCGCTTGAGACCATCGCTGACGGATTTCGTATTTTGAAATAA
- a CDS encoding helix-turn-helix domain-containing protein — protein MSIVLNNFDNLGLEAIAGGTVGSQVKAHRESAGYSIEDLAVTCGLANTEIAAIEDGSDADPAKLRRIAAALQVSVAALLGTEV, from the coding sequence ATGTCTATTGTACTCAATAATTTCGACAATCTTGGCCTTGAGGCCATTGCCGGCGGCACCGTTGGCTCTCAGGTGAAAGCCCATCGTGAATCGGCCGGTTACAGCATTGAAGATCTTGCCGTAACCTGCGGACTGGCGAATACCGAGATTGCAGCCATCGAAGATGGCAGCGATGCCGATCCGGCCAAGTTGAGAAGAATTGCCGCAGCCCTGCAGGTCTCCGTGGCCGCGCTGCTGGGCACCGAAGTCTAA